In the Drosophila biarmipes strain raj3 chromosome X, RU_DBia_V1.1, whole genome shotgun sequence genome, one interval contains:
- the LOC108027563 gene encoding collagen alpha-1(XI) chain isoform X2: protein MWIHWQNATAAAAPMGAPPPQPSVPPPLPDAPPPPPPADGVSAGGAAGAAAQNDSSSTPSTAAAAGAAFNPYVSGQAAAEGAGAGNPYEQYTAAQYAAMTPEQQYALQHHWHQWQTYQAEYAKWHAQYGEQYKREMAAAAAVATTTGIQGVPAPVAAAPSPVPTPAVVAAPGPQAYPVAQNYYQAVPASPAPSTTPNPVLGAPPLPGKIMAQPQLYNQPPPPPPQKGGYNQQGQGNDNRGMWSAGPPTMQQPPPNRYGGQVNHMNYNSGGPDNQGYPNLQQPPPSLQRPPPPHQQQNNMDNQWGNNNQRGGGGSNNCRPPWETSAPPSDNSGQAGRWDGPPLQNDMNNRWNGPPQANSNSGDSNNRRWDGPSNQTQSGGDQQQNRWMSGPPPSDASQNRWMSGPPPSLNDQQQDNPISRQNRWQSNNSDMDGPQMRNNKPNQFQNNRKNWGPPDEQGGGDGGNNQNQNAVRNQNPFSKNSQSDYDQDQPSGNGNNFGQRTGNYQGNYGNSYNNQDQGGGGGNFGSGGGSNFGSGGTGNYGGRGGGSDSFGGRGAGGSGPDNFGNSNSNSFNNNNRRQSNRWDTNRNQNQNQGYSDERGGGGGSGDSGPGGFNQNRGSFNQRNSFNQQNAPYQHQSQLKNQNQNRNQQQASDLDEASFDRLFDQWEQQFEDWKRANANHPDRDEYRRYEEEFEKQRRRIAERREQMRRRRQQQMGGSTGPGSATDIPKEAAAAGASQPEEQESNEDPFAGQGNYPDQGPPAPGPGPGPNYGDQDRGPPFGQGNRQPGHPGGFANEKRAGAPGFRGNHGPPPGVQSQYQTAQKAIQEKLDQQPGPEPGKGNQAKPPGPPIGPQKPAVPAPPPAPLIGSVHPASLPPPEVPAPTPAPPVAPAPPVAPPTQPPPISTNLGKRRQAPAPDPAPTPAKQVKEEPIFTISLDDDDDEEEDEQPATDTPMGSIFKKSDGIPGLDLVADGSGKNSASVFDVGLGDSEQAEAPAATANQSGPATASKSNESLSNALKDPNFLNNLTQAVANVQEREQRDRQEPQQQHEQDQNQETGSDGRPLSFAEWQRKKNGGNDNKSQDSRDSMSPGGSEMPDNRGPPGGFGPGHAQGGGPGAGGPSARSRPNSGPGPGSNDMQRFDNFGSNQVPGSNFIDFEGNGPGTGPGPGFGPPGRNFGPNGPGPRGPNFGPNFGPGGPPFGPNGPGGPGGPPFGPNFRHNGPNFGPNFGPNFGPGPGPRNFGPRGHGGPFGGPRRDDFGGPPFGGPGPNFGPCGPPGPRGFNNGGPNSDNPFRRQGGAPGPGFGDDDLGAGPPRGPRNFPNRNSFGGNQGGPNSRKHWNDGPEQQQQPFPNQNEPIYRPMKVFDYSNNQPAARVIDYGHKSGDGNPIERPSGPSPADRIPEFRAVKTFEYGHSSLSGPNRMGMPGGMGMGMGEGGPSQGMTGGGPNRGGPGAPNSKRKNKKRNKQQRKQQQLQSVSFDECSSSNPGQDEQQQQQQQDESQDQGDEFPANEGNDLEDISDGEDNLTPLDGEDNNEELPPPPSIGRWNQGNAPEQFNQSPFSAFPGRPFGGGTERSAPPPPTLSLFPSAANANEKIPTPVTAPHLEMCVPTNENRNTISVDEVLLNPGRQTRPKRICIILRGPPGCGKSHVARLIKEKELEMGGANPRILSIDDYFIIENDYVEKCPKTGKKIPKKEILYEYHDAMEETYMQYLIKSFKKTLSDNLYDFIIVDCNNNSLRTLNEFYCHAKDSNFVPYIVDLHCDLETCLGRNSHQRTESEIQVVLDNWCNTPLQYIKLDVSTLLENVVEMEDVEDMATDDNACADDGETAGAPAASEDAAVEETDDSNSGDASNDCGFLKSKWECDTTEENLARLDGTKRLMQSRRTSMADYLQLEDWEPPRTSANGKKRVRWADIEEKRSQEKMRAIGFVVGQTDWNRMMDPNAGSRALNKTKYIERIKRR, encoded by the exons ATGTGGATCCATTGGCAGAACGCCACCGCCGCGGCGGCTCCCATGGGCGCACCCCCTCCGCAGCCGTCGGTGCCGCCACCACTGCCCGACGccccgccaccgccgcccccGGCGGACGGGGTCTCCGCgggaggagcagctggagcGGCTGCCCAGAACGACAGCAGCAGTACCCCAtccaccgccgccgctgcgGGCGCAGCCTTCAACCCCTATGTCAGCGGacaggcggcggcggagggcGCGGGGGCCGGCAACCCCTATGAGCAGTACACCGCCGCCCAGTACGCGGCCATGACCCCGGAGCAGCAGTACGCCCTGCAGCACCACTGGCACCAGTGGCAGACCTACCAGGCGGAGTACGCCAAATGGCATGCCCAGTACGGCGAGCAG TACAAGCGTGAAAtggccgctgccgccgccgtggCCACGACTACAGGTATCCAGGGCGTCCCCGCGCCCGTGGCAGCTGCTCCCTCGCCAGTTCCCACCCCCGCGGTGGTCGCCGCACCTGGCCCACAGGCCTATCCCGTGGCCCAGAACTATTACCAGGCCGTCCCGGCTTCGCCGGCTCCTTCCACCACGCCGAATCCCGTGCTGGGCGCGCCACCGCTGCCCGGAAAGATCATGGCCCAGCCGCAGTTGTACAaccagccgccgccgccgccaccccAGAAGGGCGGCTACAACCAGCAGGGTCAAGGCAATGACAACCGAGGCATGTGGTCGGCTGGACCGCCGACCATGCAGCAGCCGCCGCCCAACAGATATGGCGGGCAAGTGAACCACATGAACTACAACAGCGGCGGACCAGACAACCAGGGCTACCCCAACCTCCAGCAGCCGCCGCCCTCGCTGCAGAGACCGCCACCACCGCATCAGCAGCAGAATAACATGGACAACCAGTGGGGAAACAACAACCAACGCGGTGGCGgaggcagcaacaactgccGTCCGCCCTGGGAAACCAGTGCACCGCCGTCCGATAATTCCGGGCAAGCAGGTCGCTGGGATGGTCCGCCACTACAGAATGACATGAACAATCGCTGGAATGGACCGCCACAggccaacagcaacagcggtGACAGCAACAATCGCCGTTGGGACGGGCCCTCCAACCAAACGCAGTCGGGCGGGGATCAGCAACAGAATCGCTGGATGAGCGGACCCCCACCCAGCGATGCGAGCCAGAATCGCTGGATGAGCGGACCACCGCCGAGCTTGAACGACCAGCAGCAGGATAATCCGATTTCGCGCCAGAACCGCTGGCAGAGCAACAACTCCGACATGGACGGACCACAGATGCGGAATAACAAGCCGAACCAATTCCAGAACAATCGAAAGAACTGGGGGCCACCAGACGAGCAGGGAGGTGGAGACGGCGGCAACAACCAAAACCAGAATGCCGTGCGCAATCAGAATCCATTTAGCAAGAACTCGCAGTCCGACTATGACCAGGATCAGCCGTCTGGCAATGGCAACAACTTTGGCCAGCGAACAGGCAACTACCAGGGCAACTATGGCAATAGTTACAATAACCAGGatcaaggaggaggaggcggcaaCTTTGGCAGCGGAGGAGGAAGCAACTTTGGCAGCGGAGGAACAGGCAACTATGGCGGCAGAGGCGGAGGCTCAGACAGCTTTGGAGGTCGGGGCGCAGGAGGATCAGGGCCGGACAACTTTGGCAATAGCAATAGTAATAGCTTCAATAACAACAATCGCCGCCAGAGCAATCGTTGGGACACAAATCgcaaccaaaaccaaaatcaGGGGTACTCCGATGAGaggggcggcggaggaggcagTGGCGATTCTGGTCCCGGAGGTTTCAACCAAAACCGTGGCAGTTTCAACCAGCGGAACAGCTTCAACCAGCAGAATGCCCCCTACCAACATCAGTcccaattgaaaaatcaaaaccaGAACCGCAACCAACAGCAGGCTTCCGACCTGGACGAGGCCAGCTTCGACCGCCTGTTCGACCAGTGGGAGCAGCAGTTCGAGGACTGGAAGCGGGCCAATGCCAATCATCCGGACCGCGATGAGTACCGCCGCTATGAGGAGGAGTTCGAGAAGCAGCGCCGTCGCATTGCCGAGCGAAGGGAGCAGATGCGCCGCCGtcgccagcagcagatgggtggCTCGACAGGACCGGGCTCGGCCACAGACATACCGAAAGAAGCTGCAGCCGCCGGAGCATCCCAGCCCGAGGAGCAGGAGTCCAATGAGGATCCATTCGCAGGCCAAGGCAATTACCCTGACCAGGGACCACCCGCACCGGGACCAGGCCCTGGACCCAATTACGGTGACCAGGATAGAGGACCCCCATTCGGACAGGGCAATAGACAACCAGGACATCCGGGTGGTTTTGCGAATGAGAAACGCGCCGGAGCTCCCGGATTCAGGGGCAACCATGGCCCACCGCCAGGAGTACAGAGCCAATACCAAACCGCCCAGAAAGCCATCCAGGAGAAGTTGGACCAGCAGCCAGGCCCCGAGCCGGGCAAGGGCAACCAAGCCAAGCCACCGGGACCTCCAATTGGACCCCAGAAGCCAGCAGTACCAGCTCCCCCACCAGCTCCACTGATTGGTTCCGTTCATCCGGCCTCCCTACCGCCGCCCGAAGTTCCAGCTCCGACTCCAGCTCCACCAGTGGCTCCTGCCCCGCCGGTGGCTCCGCCAACGCAGCCTCCTCCGATCTCCACCAACCTCGGCAAGCGGCGACAAGCGCCTGCGCCTGATCCTGCCCCAACTCCTGCCAAGCAGGTCAAGGAGGAGCCCATATTCACGATTTCCctggacgacgacgacgacgaggaagAGGACGAACAGCCGGCTACCGACACGCCCATGGGCAGCATCTTCAAGAAGAGCGATGGCATCCCGGGTCTGGATTTGGTGGCCGATGGCAGTGGCAAGAACTCGGCCTCGGTCTTCGATGTGGGGCTCGGGGACTCGGAGCAAGCAGAAGCGCCTGCCGCCACCGCTAACCAGTCGGGACCCGCGACCGCCAGCAAGAGCAACGAATCGCTGAGCAATGCCCTGAAGGACCCGAACTTCCTCAACAATCTCACCCAGGCGGTGGCCAATGTCCAGGAGCGCGAGCAGCGCGATCGCCAGGaaccccagcagcagcatgaGCAGGATCAGAATCAGGAAACGGGATCGGATGGTCGTCCGCTGTCCTTCGCCGAGTGGCAGCGCAAGAAGAACGGCGGCAACGACAACAAGTCGCAGGATTCCCGCGACTCGATGAGTCCCGGTGGCAGTGAGATGCCGGACAACAGGGGACCACCCGGTGGCTTTGGTCCCGGGCACGCTCAGGGTGGCGGCCCGGGAGCCGGCGGCCCCAGCGCTCGGTCTCGTCCAAATTCCGGACCTGGACCGGGCTCCAACGACATGCAGCGCTTCGACAACTTCGGATCGAACCAAGTGCCGGGCAGCAACTTCATCGACTTTGAAGGCAACGGGCCCGGCACCGGCCCTGGCCCCGGCTTTGGGCCACCAGGCAGGAACTTCGGACCCAACGGCCCAGGACCACGGGGACCCAACTTCGGGCCCAACTTTGGTCCCGGGGGACCGCCTTTCGGACCCAATGGTCCCGGGGGACCAGGAGGACCACCGTTCGGCCCCAACTTCAGACACAATGGCCCCAATTTCGGGCCCAACTTTGGCCCGAACTTTGGACCGGGTCCCGGTCCACGTAACTTCGGACCTCGTGGACACGGCGGTCCCTTCGGTGGTCCGCGGCGCGACGACTTCGGAGGCCCTCCGTTCGGCGGCCCAGGACCCAACTTCGGACCTTGCGGACCACCTGGACCGCGGGGATTCAACAACGGCGGACCAAACAGTGATAACCCCTTCCGCCGGCAGGGCGGAGCACCAGGTCCCGGCTTCGGCGACGATGACCTTGGCGCAGGGCCACCAAGAGGGCCCAGGAATTTCCCGAACCGCAACAGCTTCGGCGGAAACCAAGGAGGACCGAACAGCCGGAAGCACTGGAACGACGG GCcggagcaacagcagcaaccatTCCCCAACCAAAACGAGCCCATCTATCGACCGATGAAGGTGTTCGACTATTCCAACAACCAGCCGGCCGCCAGGGTGATCGATTACGGCCACAAGTCGGGCGATGGAAACCCCATCGAACGGCCTTCCGGCCCGTCTCCCGCCGACAGAATTCCGGAATTCAGAGCCGTGAAGACCTTCGAGTATGGCCACTCCTCGTTGTCGGGACCGAACCGCATGGGAATGCCAGGAGGAATGGGCATGGGAATGGGGGAAGGAGGTCCGAGTCAAGGAATGACAGGTGGTGGCCCTAACAGAGGAGGACCAGGAGCCCCGAACAGCAAGCgaaagaataaaaaaagaaacaaacagCAAAGGAAACAACAGCAGTTGCAATCGGTTTCCTTTGACGAATGCAGCTCCTCGAATCCCGGACAGGATGAG cagcagcagcaacagcaacaggaTGAGTCCCAGGACCAGGGCGACGAGTTCCCGGCGAATGAAGGCAATGATCTTGAGGACATTTCCGATGGAGAAGA CAATCTCACCCCACTGGATGGCGAGGATAACAACGAAGAACTGCCACCGCCGCCATCGATTGGCAGATGGAATCAGGGGAATGCCCCGGAGCAGTTCAACCAAAGTCCGTTCAGTGCCTTTCCCGGCCGGCCATTTGGCGGCGGAACGGAAAGATCGGCTCCGCCGCCGCCAACCCTGTCGCTTTTCCCCTCGGCAGCCAATGCCAACGAGAAGATCCCCACTCCAGTGACGGCTCCGCATCTGGAGATGTGCGTGCCCACCAACGAGAATCGCAACACCATCTCGGTGGACGAGGTGCTCTTGAATCCCGGTCGCCAGACCCGTCCCAAGCGCATCTGTATCATTCTGCGCGGTCCTCCGGGCTGCGGCAAGTCGCATGTGGCGCGCCTCATCAAGGAAAAGGAGCTGGAGATGGGCGGCGCCAACCCGCGTATACTCAGCATAGATGACTACTTCATCATAGAGAACGACTACGTGGAGAAGTGTCCCAAGACGGGCAAGAAG ATACCCAAAAAGGAGATCCTGTACGAGTACCACGACGCCATGGAGGAGACCTACATGCAATATCTTATCAAGTCGTTCAAGAAGACGCTCAGTGATAATCTGTACGATTTTATAATAGTGgactgcaacaacaactcgCTGCGCACGCTGAACGAATTTTATTGCCACGCCAAAGACTCGAATTTTGTG CCCTACATCGTGGACCTGCACTGCGATCTGGAGACGTGCCTGGGCAGGAACTCACACCAGCGCACCGAGAGCGAGATCCAGGTGGTGCTGGACAACTGGTGCAACACACCGCTGCAGTACATCAAGCTGGACGTGAGCACGCTGCTCGAGAACGTGGTCGAGATGGAGGATGTGGAGGACATGGCTACG GACGATAATGCCTGCGCCGACGACGGGGAGACCGCCGGAGCACCGGCGGCGTCCGAGGATGCGGCCGTCGAGGAGACGGACGACAGCAACAGCGGCGACGCCTCCAACGAT TGCGGCTTCCTGAAAAGCAAATGGGAATGTGACACCACCGAGGAGAACCTGG CCCGCTTGGATGGCACCAAGCGCCTGATGCAGAGCCGCCGCACCAGCATGGCCGACTATCTGCAGCTGGAGGATTGGGAACCACCCAGGACCTCCGCGAACGGCAAGAAGCGC GTCCGTTGGGCGGACATCGAGGAGAAGCGCTCGCAGGAGAAGATGCGAGCCATCGGCTTTGTGGTGGGCCAGACGGACTGGAACCGCATGATGGACCCCAACGCGGGCAGTCGGGCCCTGAACAAAACCAAATACATCGAGCGCATCAAGCGGCGCTAG